A window from Vulpes lagopus strain Blue_001 chromosome 23, ASM1834538v1, whole genome shotgun sequence encodes these proteins:
- the SF3A3 gene encoding splicing factor 3A subunit 3 yields METILEQQRRYHEEKERLMDVMAKEMLTKKSTLRDQINSDHRTRAMQDRYMEVSGNLRDLYDDKDGLRKEELNAISGPNEFAEFYNRLKQIKEFHRKHPNEICVPMSVEFEELLKARENPSEEAQNLVEFTDEEGYGRYLDLHDCYLKYINLKASEKLDYITYLSIFDQLFDIPKERKNAEYKRYLEMLLEYLQDYTDRVKPLQDQNELFGKIQNEFEKKWENGTFPGWPKETSSALTHAGAHLDLSAFSSWEELASLGLDRLKSALLALGLKCGGTLEERAQRLFSTKGKSLESLDTSLFAKNPKSKGTKRDTERNKDIAFLEAQIYEYVEILGEQRHLTHENVQRKQARTGEEREEEEEEQISESESEDEENEIIYNPKNLPLGWDGKPIPYWLYKLHGLNINYNCEICGNYTYRGPKAFQRHFAEWRHAHGMRCLGIPNTAHFANVTQIEDAVSLWAKLKLQKASERWQPDTEEEYEDSSGNVVNKKTYEDLKRQGLL; encoded by the exons ATGGAGACGATCCTGGAGCAGCAGCGGCGGTACCATGAGGAGAAGGAGCGGCTCATGGACGTCATGGCCAAAGAGATGCTCACTAAGAAGTCCACG CTCCGGGACCAGATCAATTCCGACCACCGCACACGGGCCATGCAGGAT AGGTATATGGAAGTGAGTGGGAACCTGCGGGATTTGTATGATGATAAGGATGG GTTACGAAAGGAGGAACTCAATGCCATTTCAGGACCCAATGAATTTGCTGAATTTTATAATAGACTCAAGCAAATAAAAGAATTCCATCGGAAACACCCAAATGAG atcTGTGTGCCAATGTCAGTGGAATTTGAGGAGCTTCTGAAAGCTAGAGAGAATCCAAGTGAAGAGGCACAAA ACTTGGTGGAGTTCACAGATGAAGAGGGATATGGTCGTTACCTCGACCTCCATGACTGTTACCTCAAATACATTAATCTCAAGGCCTCAGAG aaaCTGGATTATATTACCTATCTGTCCATCTTCGACCAGTTATTTGACATTCCTAAAGAGAGGAAAAATGCTGAATATAAGAG ATACCTGGAGATGCTGCTTGAGTACCTTCAAGATTACACAGATCGAGTCAAGCCCCTCCAAGATCAGAACGAACTTTTTGGGAAGATTCAGAATGAATTTGAGAAGAAGTGGGAGAATGGTACCTTTCCTGGATGGCCG AAAGAGACAAGCAGTGCCCTGACCCATGCTGGAGCCCATCTTGACCTGTCTGCATTCTCTTCTTGGGAG GAGTTGGCCTCCCTGGGTCTGGACAGATTGAAATCTGCACTCTTAGCTCTAGGCTTGAAGTGTGGTGG GACCCTAGAAGAGCGAGCCCAGAGGCTCTTCAGCACCAAAGGAAAGTCCCTGGAGTCACTTGACACCTCCCTGTTTGCCAAAAATCCCAAGTCAAAAGGCACCAAGCG AGACACTGAGAGGAACAAAGACATTGCCTTCCTAGAAGCCCAGATCTATGAATATGTAGAGATTCTTGGG GAACAGCGGCATCTCACACATGAAAATGTACAACGCAAGCAGGCGAGGACCGGGGAGGAacgagaagaagaagaggaagagcagaTCAGTGAGAGTGAAAGTGAAGATGAGGAGAATGAGATCATTTACAACCCCAAAAACCTGCCCCTCGGCTGGGATGGCAAA CCTATTCCCTACTGGCTGTACAAGCTTCATGGTCTAAACATCAACTATAACTGTGAGATTTGTGGAAATTACACGTACCGAGGTCCCAAGGCCTTCCAGCGGCACTTTGCT GAGTGGCGTCATGCCCACGGCATGAGGTGTTTGGGCATCCCAAACACTGCCCACTTTGCTAATGTGACACAGATCGAAGATGCTGTCTCCT TGTGGGCCAAGCTGAAACTGCAGAAGGCATCAGAGCGATGGCAGCCTGACACCGAG GAAGAATATGAAGACTCCAGCGGGAACGTGGTGAATAAGAAGACCTATGAGGACCTGAAGAGACAAGGACTGCTCTAG